The following are encoded in a window of Phaseolus vulgaris cultivar G19833 chromosome 3, P. vulgaris v2.0, whole genome shotgun sequence genomic DNA:
- the LOC137806097 gene encoding UPF0496 protein At4g34320-like — protein sequence MGGHMSKKTPETSSGINFNTDMATELRSYEAAYKLDSDLQSFDTTVQARANQVIKTLAVGVEVRSLSFESLKQVTECLLEMNQEVVKVILSSKKDIWKNQELFELVEEYLENSLQTLDLCTALEKCLKRARDSQLLIFAALQQFEEETELGEKRYTRTLQELKNFKASGDPFTEEFFQMYQSVYNQQILMLEKLQVRQSKLDKKVKQVHTWRKVSSMIFVATVAAVLICSVVAAAIASPHVATILAAVSAVPIGSMGKWIDTMLKSYETAVRGHREVIISMQVGTYVAIKDLDSIRVLIDKVEIEIESVLQNVEFAIEDDGVKVAIEEMKKKLGVFMKNVEDLGVQADTCSRDIIRARTVVLQRIIKLPNN from the coding sequence ATGGGGGGGCACATGAGCAAGAAGACCCCTGAAACATCATCTGGAATTAACTTCAATACTGATATGGCGACTGAACTGAGGTCATATGAGGCTGCCTACAAACTTGATTCTGATTTGCAGTCCTTTGACACCACAGTTCAAGCTCGAGCGAATCAAGTCATCAAAACTCTGGCAGTTGGAGTTGAGGTTCGGTCCCTTTCTTTTGAGTCTCTCAAACAAGTCACAGAATGCCTGCTGGAAATGAATCAGGAAGTTGTCAAGGTGATCTTAAGCTCTAAGAAAGATATATGGAAGAACCAAGAACTGTTTGAGCTTGTTGAGGAGTATTTAGAAAATAGCTTGCAGACTCTAGATTTGTGCACTGCATTGGAGAAGTGTTTGAAGCGAGCCAGGGATAGCCAATTGCTTATTTTTGCAGCCCTTCAACAGTTTGAAGAGGAAACCGAGTTGGGAGAGAAGCGTTATACGAGGACATTACAGGAATTGAAGAATTTCAAGGCAAGTGGTGACCCTTTCACTGAAGAATTCTTCCAAATGTATCAATCTGTTTACAATCAGCAGATACTCATGCTTGAGAAGTTGCAAGTGCGACAAAGCAAGCTAGATAAGAAAGTAAAACAAGTTCATACATGGAGGAAGGTCTCAAGTATGATATTTGTAGCTACAGTTGCTGCTGTGTTGATCTGCTCAGTTGTGGCTGCAGCAATTGCTTCTCCACATGTTGCAACTATTCTAGCTGCTGTTAGTGCAGTCCCAATTGGTTCAATGGGAAAGTGGATTGACACCATGTTGAAGAGCTATGAAACTGCTGTGAGAGGACACAGGGAAGTAATTATCTCCATGCAAGTTGGCACCTATGTTGCTATAAAGGATTTGGACAGCATTCGGGTCCTCATTGATAAGGTGGAAATCGAGATTGAGTCTGTGCTGCAGAATGTGGAATTTGCCATTGAGGATGATGGTGTGAAGGTTGCAATAgaggagatgaagaagaagttgGGAGTTTTTATGAAGAATGTTGAAGATTTAGGAGTGCAAGCTGATACTTGTAGCAGAGACATTATAAGAGCTAGGACTGTGGTTCTACAAAGAATCATAAAGCTTCCCAACAACTAA
- the LOC137806098 gene encoding uncharacterized protein, giving the protein MYNKSNFQNPKHQKHDDDEHETTATKKLSEISHFSHKQHKLTFDYSESPFQCDGCKELGIGSRYSCSLCDFDLHTHCSIPSPSLFHPFYPKCSFHFLSHPPGDTPRYCNACQKPLKGFLYHCFSCGFDLHPCCAKLPTVIAGDNNEVRLLLYRTVRSACHRCGQKGRGWSYRSSCKRYNLHVACVREMVVESWHEGKGLKSVVESGCHKGRGGKGGRVKRCCEFAGVAVQVAVSAVLGDPTALIAGIVGSLVSRT; this is encoded by the coding sequence ATGTATAACAAGTCCAATTTCCAAAACCCTAAACACCAAAAACACGATGATGATGAACATGAAACGACAGCCACCAAGAAATTGAGTGAGATATCTCACTTCAGCCACAAACAACACAAGCTAACGTTTGACTACTCCGAATCTCCCTTCCAATGTGACGGCTGCAAGGAACTGGGCATAGGGTCACGCTATAGCTGCTCCCTCTGCGACTTCGATCTCCACACTCACTGTTCCATTCCTTCTCCTTCACTCTTCCACCCTTTCTACCCCAAATGCTCCTTCCACTTCCTCTCTCACCCTCCCGGCGACACTCCCCGCTACTGCAACGCCTGCCAGAAGCCCCTCAAGGGCTTCCTCTACCACTGCTTCTCCTGCGGCTTCGACCTCCACCCTTGTTGCGCCAAGCTGCCCACGGTCATCGCCGGTGATAACAATGAGGTCAGGCTGCTCCTGTACCGGACGGTGAGGTCGGCATGCCACCGCTGCGGGCAGAAGGGCAGGGGGTGGAGCTACAGGTCCTCATGCAAGAGGTATAACTTGCATGTGGCGTGTGTGAGGGAGATGGTGGTGGAGAGTTGGCATGAGGGTAAGGGGTTGAAGAGCGTGGTCGAGAGTGGCTGCCACAAGGGGAGAGGGGGAAAAGGTGGCAGGGTGAAAAGGTGCTGTGAGTTCGCCGGAGTGGCCGTGCAGGTGGCGGTGTCGGCGGTGCTTGGTGATCCCACCGCTCTTATCGCCGGCATCGTGGGGTCGTTGGTCTCGCGAACTTGA
- the LOC137806103 gene encoding probable CoA ligase CCL6 isoform X2: MPEVFTVKVEEGSPATDGKPSAGPVYRSIYAKEGLLEVPSDLESPWDFFRDSVKRNPNSKMLGRRQKTESKVGSYAWLTYQEVYDAALKMGSAMRSRGVNPGDRCGIYGSNCPEWIIAMEACNSCAVSYVPLYDTLGPNAVEFIINHAEVSIAFVQEKKIPSVLSCLVQCSSNLKTIVSFGSVSTTQKKEAEEHGASCFSWGEFLLLGCLDWDLPSKKKTDICTIMYTSGTTGDPKGVVIKNQAFMAEVLSVDHIIMLTDRVAGEDDVYFSFLPLAHVYDQIMETYCISKGSAIGFWQGDVRFLLEDVQALQPTIFCGVPRVFDRICAGIKSRLSSAGALQSTLFQCAYNYKLKYLEKGLPQHKAAPLFDRLVFDKTKQALGGRVRILLSGAAPLPRHVEEFMRVTSGSTLSQGYGLTESCAGCFTAIGDVYSMTGTVGVPMTTIEARLESVPEMEYDALSNVARGEICLRGNTLFSGYHKREDLTKEVMVDGWFHTGDIGEWQPNGVMKIIDRKKNIFKLSQGEYVAVENIENKYLQCPLIASIWVYGNSFESFLVAVVVPERKAIEDWALVHNVSDDFKSLCDNLKARKYILDELNSTGQKHQLRGFELLKAIHLEPNPFDMERDIVTPTFKLKRPQLLKYYKDHIDLLYKEAKGAM, from the exons ATGCCAGAGGTTTTCACTGTGAAGGTTGAGGAGGGAAGTCCTGCAACTGATGGAAAGCCATCAGCAGGTCCTGTGTACAGAAGCATTTATGCTAAAGAGGGTCTCTTGGAGGTTCCTTCTGATTTGGAGTCCCCTTGGGATTTCTTCAG GGACTCTGTTAAAAGGAACCCCAACAGTAAAATGCTTGGTAGGCGTCAAAAAACAGAATCTAAG GTGGGTTCCTATGCATGGCTTACATATCAAGAGGTTTATGATGCTGCCTTGAAAATGGGTTCTGCCATGAGGAGCCGTGGTGTCAATCCA GGAGATCGTTGTGGCATATATGGCTCCAACTGTCCTGAATGGATCATTGCAATGGAG GCTTGCAATAGCTGTGCAGTGTCATATGTTCCCCTATATGACACCCTTG GTCCTAATGCTGTGGAGTTCATCATAAATCATGCAGAAGTTTCAATTGCATTTgttcaggaaaaaaaaattccatcA GTTTTGTCATGTCTTGTGCAGTGTTCTTCAAATCTTAAAA CTATTGTGAGCTTTGGAAGTGTTTCGACCACACAAAAGAAGGAAGCTGAGGAGCATGGTGCCTCCTGCTTCTCATGGGGAGAGTTTCTCTTGTTG GGATGTCTGGATTGGGATTTACCATCGAAAAAGAAGACAGACATTTGCACAATAATGTACACGAGTGGAACAACTGGCGATCCCAAAGGTGTTGTTATTAAGAATCAAGCTTTCATGGCTGAAGTGTTGTCTGTTGACCACATAATTATGTTAACAGACAGAGTG GCAGGAGAAGACgatgtgtacttctcatttcttcCTCTTGCTCACGTATATGACCAAATAATGGAGACTTATTGCATCTCCAAGGGCTCAGCAATAGGATTTTGGCAAGGa GATGTGAGGTTCTTGCTGGAAGATGTTCAGGCACTACAACCAACTATATTCTGTGGTGTTCCTAGAGTTTTTGATCGTATTTGTGCTG GTATCAAAAGCAGACTTTCTTCAGCAGGAGCACTGCAGAGTACTCTGTTTCAGTGTGCTTACAACTA CAAGTTAAAGTATCTTGAGAAGGGTCTTCCACAACACAAAGCAGCACCTCTGTTCGATAGGCTTGTGTTTGACAAG ACAAAACAAGCACTGGGTGGACGTGTACGCATCCTGTTATCTGGAGCTGCTCCTTTGCCTAGGCACGTGGAAGAGTTCATGAGGGTCACTAGTGGATCTACATTATCACAAGGATATG GTCTTACTGAAAGTTGTGCTGGGTGTTTCACAGCCATAGGTGATGTGTATTCCATGACAGGAACAGTTGGTGTTCCCATGACAACCATTGAAGCCAGGCTTGAATCTGTGCCAGAGATGGAATATGACGCTCTCTCCAATGTAGCCCGGGGAGAAATTTGTCTGAGAGGAAACACCTTGTTCTCTGGTTATCACAAGCGTGAAGATCTGACCAAAGAAGTTATGGTTGATGGTTGGTTTCACACAG GAGACATTGGAGAGTGGCAACCAAATGGAGTCATGAAAATTATTGATAGGAAGAAGAATATCTTCAAACTATCTCAAGGAGAATATGTTGCTGTGGAGAATATTGAAAACAAGTATTTGCAATGCCCCCTTATAGCATCG ATTTGGGTGTATGGAAACAGCTTTGAGTCATTCTTGGTGGCCGTTGTGGTCCCTGAAAGAAAGGCCATTGAGGATTGGGCACTAGTGCACAATGTGAGTGATGATTTTAAATCATTATGTGATAATCTAAAAGCAAGAAAGTACATTTTGGATGAGCTCAACAGCACTGGTCAGAAACACCAA
- the LOC137806103 gene encoding probable CoA ligase CCL6 isoform X1, with the protein MPEVFTVKVEEGSPATDGKPSAGPVYRSIYAKEGLLEVPSDLESPWDFFRDSVKRNPNSKMLGRRQKTESKVGSYAWLTYQEVYDAALKMGSAMRSRGVNPGDRCGIYGSNCPEWIIAMEACNSCAVSYVPLYDTLGPNAVEFIINHAEVSIAFVQEKKIPSVLSCLVQCSSNLKTIVSFGSVSTTQKKEAEEHGASCFSWGEFLLLGCLDWDLPSKKKTDICTIMYTSGTTGDPKGVVIKNQAFMAEVLSVDHIIMLTDRVAGEDDVYFSFLPLAHVYDQIMETYCISKGSAIGFWQGDVRFLLEDVQALQPTIFCGVPRVFDRICAGIKSRLSSAGALQSTLFQCAYNYKLKYLEKGLPQHKAAPLFDRLVFDKTKQALGGRVRILLSGAAPLPRHVEEFMRVTSGSTLSQGYGLTESCAGCFTAIGDVYSMTGTVGVPMTTIEARLESVPEMEYDALSNVARGEICLRGNTLFSGYHKREDLTKEVMVDGWFHTGDIGEWQPNGVMKIIDRKKNIFKLSQGEYVAVENIENKYLQCPLIASIWVYGNSFESFLVAVVVPERKAIEDWALVHNVSDDFKSLCDNLKARKYILDELNSTGQKHQLRGFELLKAIHLESNPFDMERDIVTPTFKLKRPQLLKYYKDHIDLLYKEAKGAMQ; encoded by the exons ATGCCAGAGGTTTTCACTGTGAAGGTTGAGGAGGGAAGTCCTGCAACTGATGGAAAGCCATCAGCAGGTCCTGTGTACAGAAGCATTTATGCTAAAGAGGGTCTCTTGGAGGTTCCTTCTGATTTGGAGTCCCCTTGGGATTTCTTCAG GGACTCTGTTAAAAGGAACCCCAACAGTAAAATGCTTGGTAGGCGTCAAAAAACAGAATCTAAG GTGGGTTCCTATGCATGGCTTACATATCAAGAGGTTTATGATGCTGCCTTGAAAATGGGTTCTGCCATGAGGAGCCGTGGTGTCAATCCA GGAGATCGTTGTGGCATATATGGCTCCAACTGTCCTGAATGGATCATTGCAATGGAG GCTTGCAATAGCTGTGCAGTGTCATATGTTCCCCTATATGACACCCTTG GTCCTAATGCTGTGGAGTTCATCATAAATCATGCAGAAGTTTCAATTGCATTTgttcaggaaaaaaaaattccatcA GTTTTGTCATGTCTTGTGCAGTGTTCTTCAAATCTTAAAA CTATTGTGAGCTTTGGAAGTGTTTCGACCACACAAAAGAAGGAAGCTGAGGAGCATGGTGCCTCCTGCTTCTCATGGGGAGAGTTTCTCTTGTTG GGATGTCTGGATTGGGATTTACCATCGAAAAAGAAGACAGACATTTGCACAATAATGTACACGAGTGGAACAACTGGCGATCCCAAAGGTGTTGTTATTAAGAATCAAGCTTTCATGGCTGAAGTGTTGTCTGTTGACCACATAATTATGTTAACAGACAGAGTG GCAGGAGAAGACgatgtgtacttctcatttcttcCTCTTGCTCACGTATATGACCAAATAATGGAGACTTATTGCATCTCCAAGGGCTCAGCAATAGGATTTTGGCAAGGa GATGTGAGGTTCTTGCTGGAAGATGTTCAGGCACTACAACCAACTATATTCTGTGGTGTTCCTAGAGTTTTTGATCGTATTTGTGCTG GTATCAAAAGCAGACTTTCTTCAGCAGGAGCACTGCAGAGTACTCTGTTTCAGTGTGCTTACAACTA CAAGTTAAAGTATCTTGAGAAGGGTCTTCCACAACACAAAGCAGCACCTCTGTTCGATAGGCTTGTGTTTGACAAG ACAAAACAAGCACTGGGTGGACGTGTACGCATCCTGTTATCTGGAGCTGCTCCTTTGCCTAGGCACGTGGAAGAGTTCATGAGGGTCACTAGTGGATCTACATTATCACAAGGATATG GTCTTACTGAAAGTTGTGCTGGGTGTTTCACAGCCATAGGTGATGTGTATTCCATGACAGGAACAGTTGGTGTTCCCATGACAACCATTGAAGCCAGGCTTGAATCTGTGCCAGAGATGGAATATGACGCTCTCTCCAATGTAGCCCGGGGAGAAATTTGTCTGAGAGGAAACACCTTGTTCTCTGGTTATCACAAGCGTGAAGATCTGACCAAAGAAGTTATGGTTGATGGTTGGTTTCACACAG GAGACATTGGAGAGTGGCAACCAAATGGAGTCATGAAAATTATTGATAGGAAGAAGAATATCTTCAAACTATCTCAAGGAGAATATGTTGCTGTGGAGAATATTGAAAACAAGTATTTGCAATGCCCCCTTATAGCATCG ATTTGGGTGTATGGAAACAGCTTTGAGTCATTCTTGGTGGCCGTTGTGGTCCCTGAAAGAAAGGCCATTGAGGATTGGGCACTAGTGCACAATGTGAGTGATGATTTTAAATCATTATGTGATAATCTAAAAGCAAGAAAGTACATTTTGGATGAGCTCAACAGCACTGGTCAGAAACACCAA CTTAGAGGATTTGAGCTGCTAAAAGCCATTCATCTGGAATCAAATCCCTTTGACATGGAGAGAGATATAGTAACTCCAACTTTCAAATTGAAGAGACCACAATTGCTCAAGTACTATAAG GATCACATTGATCTACTATACAAAGAAGCAAAGGGAGCAATGCAGTGA